One Rouxiella sp. S1S-2 genomic window, GAGCCGCAACGCAGCTCAATGCAATCGAGAGATTACTGATTTGTGCAATAAATCCTACCAGCGCTGGACCGGCCAATATTCCGGCGTAACCCAGCGTGGTTACTGAAGCAATTGCCAGATTGGCAGGCATCGTGCTTTGGTTTCCTGCCGCGCTGAACATGATAGGCACCAAATTTGAGGCGCCCAAACCGACCATGATAAAGCCGGCTGCGACAGCATACAGGCTATCTACGCCCACCGACAGAAGCAGTCCTGCGCAGGCAGTCAGGCTGCCAATCAGCAATACCTTAAAACGACCAAAATAGTTGACGATTTTATCACCCGACAGACGTCCCACCGTCATGGCAATAGCAAAAAGGGTATAGCCTAGACCGGCATTATGCGGATTCATTCCGCGTTCTGTGGTCAGAAATAGCGCGCTCCAATCGAGCATGGCGCCTTCCGTTAAAAACATGACAAAGCACAGCATCCCGAGAAAAATAACCCAGCCTCTCGGCATAACCAACATCGGTTCGCCTTTTTTACTTTTGGTGTCATGCCAAAAATGTTTACTGATACCCGCGAGCAAAACCAGTACCAAGCTAATGACGACCACCGCGGCGATAAAAGGCGTCAGTTCCAGTGAAAGCATGCCGCTGAC contains:
- a CDS encoding MFS transporter, yielding MPAESTLNLSVAQTRPGTAQQVATRIIFLLSGFAMSAWAPLVPFVKIRLDISDGTLGLLLLCIGAGSTFSMPLTGYLTGKMGCKAVIILSTVVLCLDLPLLTLMDSTAGMAWVLLIFGMAIGMVDVAMNVHAVVVEKASGRAMMSGFHGFFSIGCILGALAVSGMLSLELTPFIAAVVVISLVLVLLAGISKHFWHDTKSKKGEPMLVMPRGWVIFLGMLCFVMFLTEGAMLDWSALFLTTERGMNPHNAGLGYTLFAIAMTVGRLSGDKIVNYFGRFKVLLIGSLTACAGLLLSVGVDSLYAVAAGFIMVGLGASNLVPIMFSAAGNQSTMPANLAIASVTTLGYAGILAGPALVGFIAQISNLSIALSCVAALLLVVAASARAVTR